The following proteins are encoded in a genomic region of Periophthalmus magnuspinnatus isolate fPerMag1 chromosome 23, fPerMag1.2.pri, whole genome shotgun sequence:
- the LOC117391893 gene encoding fibrinogen alpha chain-like, with translation MGWPEMDPMEPDPIIKAITNQGAILGQVFDHPVKGKEVAKCLFTICVLYSTSRPNLAASRGRGIRARCALSALHGAGTGPPAPGVAVDWGGLSSVRPNWVASPGWGPAHVQRCQGSAAMSATHPTCLETRTKESNARTSQRVRQTPWRNESEGRRAPPEVGVIMGVLIYCEMQSDGGWTVFQRRSGPQVKFNRGWLAYKNGFGSLTRRSGPQVKFNRGWLAYKNGFGSLTQDHWLGLRKVFALTKAKTRNWILRVDLWDHEGNTAFAEYSHFKLGNEKSGFKLHVKTYKGTAGDAIRGVYAGIDQNGFGFSTIDRDNDGCHPCIFGDIAEEEFVASEGGGWWFSRCGSASLHGDYHPMGEHIGWASGLHWDSWKGRAPYSLKATRMMVKPMV, from the exons ATGGGCTGGCCAGAAATGGACCCAATGGAACCAGATCCCATCATCAAAGCCATCACCAACCAAGGGGCCATCCTCGGACA AGTGTTTGACCATCCTGTTAAAGGCAAAGAAGTCGCCAAATGCCTCTTCACTATCTGCGTACTTTACAGCACCTCCCGCCCGAACCTCGCCGCTTCCCGGGGCCGTGGAATCCGTGCCCGCTGCGCCCTCTCCGCCCTCCACGGGGCGGGGACGGGGCCCCCTGCTCCCGGCGTGGCTGTCGACTGGGGCGGACTGTCCTCAGTGCGTCCCAACTGGGTCGCGTCGCCAGGGTGGGGACCGGCCCACGTACAAAGGTGCCAGGGGTCTGCGGCGATGTCGGCAACCCACCCGACCTGTCTTGAAACACGGACCAAGGAGTCTAACGCACGCACGAGTCAGAGGGTCCGACAAACCCCATGGCGCAATGAAAGTGAGGGGCGGCGCGCGCCGCCTGAGGTGGGGGTGATTATGGGGGTTCTG ATTTACTGTGAGATGCAGTCTGATGGCGGCTGGACAGTTTTCCAAAGACGCAGCGGGCCCCAAGTGAAGTTCAACAGAGGCTGGCTGGCCTATAAGAATGGCTTTGGGAGCCTCACAC GACGCAGCGGGCCCCAAGTGAAGTTCAACAGAGGCTGGCTGGCCTATAAGAATGGCTTTGGGAGCCTCACAC AGGACCACTGGCTCGGACTCAGGAAGGTATTTGCTTTGACCAAGGCCAAGACCAGGAACTGGATTTTGAGAGTGGATCTCTGGGACCATGAAGGAAACACTGCGTTTGCAGAGTACAGTCACTTTAAACTGGGAAATGAGAAGTCAGGCTTCAAACTGCATGTCAAGACGTACAAAGGGACTGCAG gtGATGCCATTCGTGGAGTATATGCAGGAATTGACCAGAACGGTTTTGGCTTCAGCACCATAGACAGGGATAATGATGGATGCCACCCTTGTATTTTTGGGGACATAGCCGAGGAGGAGTTTGTCGCTTCAGAGGGAGGTGGCTGGTGGTTCAGTCGCTGTGGGTCGGCCAGTCTCCATGGTGACTATCACCCAATGGGAGAACACATTGGTTGGGCATCAGGTCTGCACTGGGACAGCTGGAAAGGCAGGGCTCCATACTCTCTGAAGGCAACCAGGATGATGGTCAAACCAATGGTGTAG